A stretch of Telopea speciosissima isolate NSW1024214 ecotype Mountain lineage chromosome 11, Tspe_v1, whole genome shotgun sequence DNA encodes these proteins:
- the LOC122646470 gene encoding DNA replication complex GINS protein PSF3-like, whose translation MAHYYNIENIIMEEEIISIVFQVAANGVGLLDPSAETNSVEQGSKVELPFWLAHELHLRQAVAMNVLACFNQKTRKEVQADAACVDLRNRCPYFYELGCKIAPLVGDTTIGSFLLYTFSSRYKEVLSKAHSAAFAVAPKFSALLTKEETHLYEAARSSMAAFKKWRIGGPRFESASILGIKRKPAN comes from the exons ATGGCTCATTATTACAACATTGAAAACATTATCATGGAGGAGGAG ATCATCTCAATTGTTTTCCAAGTGGCTGCTAATGGAGTTGGACTTCTTGATCCCAGTGCAGAAACAAACAGT GTTGAACAAGGTTCAAAGGTAGAGCTACCGTTCTGGCTAGCCCATGAGTTGCACCTTAGACAGGCAGTTGCTATGAATGTGCTTGCTTGCTTCAATCAAAA AACAAGGAAGGAAGTCCAGGCTGATGCTGCATGTGTTGATCTCAGGAATAGGTGCCCCTACTTCTATGAACTTGGGTGCAAGATTGCACCCCT GGTTGGTGACACAACCATTGGGTCCTTCCTCTTGTATACATTTTCTAGTAGGTATAAGGAAGTTTTGAGCAAGGCCCACAGTGCAGCATTTGCGGTGGCTCCCAAGTTTTCGGCTCTTCTTACAAAAGAAGAAACTCATT TGTATGAAGCAGCccgatcttcaatggcagcgtTCAAGAAATGGCGGATAGGTGGGCCCAGATTTGAAAGTGCATCCATTCTTGGAATAAAGAGAAAACCTGCTAATTAG